From Pseudomonas sp. FP2335, the proteins below share one genomic window:
- a CDS encoding HEAT repeat domain-containing protein — protein MLKSYEFLLDSISSEDYWSDVGIDTAASKISQFDNSSWNELESIFLAKSEVWRGRCAESLGDSDDERALRVLLALLKAEEESVVIHAIESIESVFLAGYILDRAQVIRALDEEFEVESRTLKLMAATLVRKLSQA, from the coding sequence ATGTTGAAGAGCTATGAATTTTTGCTGGATTCAATAAGTTCAGAAGATTACTGGTCGGATGTAGGAATTGATACCGCGGCCTCCAAGATCTCTCAGTTTGATAATTCAAGCTGGAACGAACTTGAATCTATTTTTCTGGCGAAGTCTGAAGTCTGGCGAGGTCGGTGCGCGGAGTCTCTCGGTGACTCGGATGATGAGCGGGCTTTGCGCGTTTTGCTAGCGCTTCTAAAAGCTGAAGAGGAGTCGGTTGTCATTCATGCAATTGAATCAATTGAATCAGTTTTTTTGGCTGGCTACATTCTTGACAGGGCGCAGGTCATACGCGCTCTAGATGAGGAGTTTGAGGTAGAGAGCAGAACATTGAAGCTAATGGCGGCTACGCTGGTCAGGAAGTTAAGTCAGGCATAA
- the imm2 gene encoding Imm2 family immunity protein, with translation MEERVTYAEIRAWFLGSYYSYCRVKLRHRSAWVEGESEVGFAYSELENSFDLPVEKLMLEILALVLSAGRSSESVKQYHMDAALMLIEQIDLSSMLKELPPEEAVDLVEDLRLLDIL, from the coding sequence ATGGAAGAAAGAGTGACTTACGCTGAAATTAGGGCTTGGTTTTTGGGCAGTTACTACAGCTACTGCAGAGTAAAGCTTAGGCATCGAAGCGCTTGGGTCGAAGGTGAAAGCGAGGTAGGCTTTGCCTATAGCGAACTCGAAAATTCCTTTGATCTGCCAGTTGAGAAGTTGATGCTTGAAATTTTAGCTCTTGTTCTTTCTGCGGGTCGATCTTCCGAGAGCGTCAAACAATATCATATGGATGCTGCCTTAATGCTGATCGAGCAGATTGACCTTTCCTCTATGCTGAAAGAGCTGCCTCCGGAAGAGGCAGTAGACCTTGTTGAAGATCTTCGGTTATTAGACATTTTGTAA